From one Luteipulveratus mongoliensis genomic stretch:
- a CDS encoding YeiH family protein — MTTTQTRRPVAAPSHTAGVPPGLGLAAGGALIAYVVSRLVPVASPLLIAIVLGAAVAGAGGVTPRLAPGLAFSSKRLLRAGIVLLGLHLSVQDVFGLGPGMLVVTVAVVALGIGSALWFGARLGLTWNQRLLIACGFSICGAAAVAATDGVIDADEEEVVTSVALVVVFGTAMIPEIPYLAMLFGLNDRQAGLWAGTSIHEVAQVVAAGGAIGGGALTVAVVAKLARVLMLAPVMAAVGWHERQAGRTPGDGTRTPPLMPLFVVGFIAMVALRSVVVPPPVVVDGLNVVQTTLLAAAMFALGTGVSWGGLRRVGWRPLALGAVTTGVVASVGLGGVLLVG, encoded by the coding sequence GTGACCACGACGCAGACCCGCCGGCCGGTAGCCGCTCCGTCGCACACCGCGGGCGTGCCGCCTGGTCTCGGTCTGGCGGCGGGAGGCGCGCTGATCGCGTACGTCGTCAGCCGGCTCGTGCCGGTCGCGAGTCCACTGCTGATCGCGATCGTGCTCGGCGCTGCGGTGGCCGGTGCGGGTGGCGTGACTCCGCGACTGGCGCCCGGGCTGGCGTTCAGCAGCAAGCGTCTGCTGCGGGCCGGGATCGTGCTGCTGGGGCTGCATCTGTCGGTCCAGGACGTGTTCGGGCTCGGGCCAGGCATGCTCGTGGTGACGGTCGCCGTCGTCGCGCTTGGCATCGGCTCGGCGCTGTGGTTCGGTGCCCGGCTCGGGCTGACCTGGAACCAGCGTCTGCTGATCGCGTGCGGCTTCTCGATCTGTGGTGCGGCCGCGGTCGCCGCCACCGATGGCGTCATCGACGCGGACGAGGAGGAGGTCGTCACGTCGGTCGCGCTCGTCGTGGTGTTCGGGACGGCGATGATTCCAGAGATCCCTTACCTCGCAATGCTGTTCGGGCTGAACGACCGTCAAGCGGGGCTGTGGGCGGGGACGTCCATCCACGAGGTCGCACAGGTCGTCGCCGCTGGTGGCGCGATCGGCGGGGGAGCGCTGACGGTGGCCGTGGTCGCCAAGCTGGCGCGGGTGCTGATGCTCGCGCCCGTGATGGCTGCGGTCGGCTGGCACGAGCGGCAGGCCGGCCGAACGCCTGGTGACGGCACTCGTACGCCGCCTCTCATGCCCCTCTTCGTCGTCGGGTTCATCGCGATGGTCGCCTTGCGCAGCGTCGTGGTGCCGCCGCCCGTCGTGGTGGACGGACTCAACGTGGTGCAGACAACGCTGCTCGCGGCCGCGATGTTCGCGCTCGGGACCGGGGTGTCGTGGGGCGGGCTGCGCCGGGTCGGCTGGCGACCGCTGGCGCTCGGTGCCGTCACGACGGGTGTGGTCGCCTCGGTCGGTCTGGGCGGCGTGCTGCTGGTCGGCTGA